In Musa acuminata AAA Group cultivar baxijiao chromosome BXJ2-10, Cavendish_Baxijiao_AAA, whole genome shotgun sequence, a genomic segment contains:
- the LOC103969336 gene encoding EIN3-binding F-box protein 1, translating into MQCAPRARRGFRLSPSPLSLPRRFHVTSPFPTPLLPPFIYLRPQHPFHQQREVFFLLLLLPPAPPPPLHVWSATCDAPDGACEFHNYRSLVVVGGGGGVSGGRIGLLGVAPVVMAALVNYGGGDDLCPLFPGSCRFLSPGRNVDVYCPPRKRARVIAPLGFSFSFRGREEVAAEKQQPRSIDTLPDECLFEILRRLPGEKERSSCACVSKRWLMLLISIRSSELAARMKTTDESVKTRMPDLSKGVCAEEKECENNGYLTRRLDAEESTDIRLASIAFGSCSRGGLGRLFIRGSNSTRVTDVGLSAIAHGCPSLRVLSLWKVPLITDAGLSEIADGCPLLEKIDLCQCPQISDKGLIAVAQKCPNLTSLTIESCSSIHNEGLQAIGRCCPNLKSVTVKDCMRVGDQGIASLVSSASSSLQRIKLQTLNISDIVLAVIGHYGKNVIDLALIDLQKVNEKGFWVMGKTLGLQRLRSISITSCSGLTDLGLQAISKGSPSLKQLFICKSEYLSDAGLRAFSETARALENLHLEDCNQVTLVGVSSLLKCNPELKSLVLVRCLGIKDITLCPTQMPSCVSLRSLTIHDCPGVTDASLQAVGKICPQLQNVDLSGQIGVTDASLIPLIGNSKAGFVEVNLSNCVNVTDALVAMLVKSHGDTLKVFNLDGCKQITDRSLLAIADGCSELDNLDLSSCSISDYGVAVLASARQLNLRILSLASCSKVTQKSLPFLGNMGSSMVGLNLQHCRLISTYGIGLLEEKLWWCDILS; encoded by the exons ATGCAGTGCGCGCCAAGGGCAAGAAGGGGATTCCGCCTCAGTCCATCCCCCCTCTCCCTCCCCCGTCGCTTTCACGTCACCTCTCCCTTTCCTACGCCTCTCTTGCCCCCCTTCATCTATCTTCGACCCCAGCACCCATTCCACCAGCAGCGGgaagtcttcttcctcctcctcctcctcccccccgccccccccccccctctgcaTGTGTGGAGTGCTACTTGTGATGCTCCCGACGGTGCCTGCGAATTCCACAATTATCGCTCtcttgttgttgttggtggtggtggtggtgtttctGGTGGTCGAATTGGGCTACTCGGGGTCGCTCCTGTCGTCATGGCGGCTCTCGTCAACTACGGAG GTGGCGATGATCTCTGCCCTCTTTTCCCGGGTTCCTGCCGGTTCCTGTCTCCCGGTCGTAACGTCGATGTCTACTGCCCCCCTCGCAAGAGGGCTCGGGTCATTGCTCCTCTCGGCTTCAGCTTCAGCTTCAGAGGGAGAGAAGAGGTGGCAGCAGAAAAGCAGCAGCCACGGTCGATCGACACCCTTCCTGATGAGTGCCTCTTCGAGATCCTCAGGCGTTTGCCAGGAGAGAAGGAGAGAAGCAGCTGTGCATGTGTGTCGAAGCGCTGGCTTATGCTTCTGATCAGCATTCGTTCTTCGGAACTTGCCGCCCGGATGAAGACCACTGATGAATCAGTGAAGACACGGATGCCGGATCTTAGCAAAGGTGTTTGTGCAGAGGAGAAGGAATGTGAGAACAACGGGTATCTCACCAGGCGCCTGGATGCAGAGGAATCTACGGATATTAGACTTGCTTCCATCGCCTTCGGAAGCTGCAGCCGTGGTGGGCTGGGCAGGCTTTTCATCCGAGGAAGTAATTCAACTCGGGTCACCGATGTTGGACTCTCTGCGATTGCCCATGGCTGTCCTTCGCTTCGGGTTCTATCTTTGTGGAAGGTGCCCTTAATCACTGATGCTGGCCTTTCAGAGATTGCTGATGGATGCCCACTGTTGGAAAAGATTGACCTCTGCCAGTGCCCACAAATCTCGGACAAAGGCTTGATAGCTGTTGCACAGAAGTGCCCCAACTTGACATCTTTGACAATCGAGTCTTGCTCAAGCATCCATAATGAAGGTCTGCAGGCTATTGGGCGTTGCTGTCCGAACTTGAAGTCTGTTACTGTCAAGGACTGCATGCGTGTTGGCGATCAGGGAATTGCAAGCTTGGTTTCTTCGGCCTCGTCATCCTTGCAACGAATAAAACTTCAGACTTTGAACATCAGTGATATCGTGCTTGCTGTCATCGGTCATTATGGGAAGAATGTAATCGACTTAGCCCTTATTGACCTACAGAAGGTGAATGAGAAGGGATTTTGGGTTATGGGAAAGACTCTTGGCTTGCAGAGGTTGAGGTCCATTTCTATCACCTCTTGCAGTGGGCTTACGGATCTGGGATTGCAAGCTATTTCAAAGGGTTCCCCCTCTCTGAAGCAGCTCTTCATTTGCAAATCTGAATACCTGTCTGATGCTGGTTTGAGAGCTTTTTCAGAAACTGCAAGAGCACTTGAGAATTTGCACCTTGAGGATTGTAACCAGGTCACTCTTGTCGGTGTCAGTTCTCTGTTGAAATGCAATCCTGAGTTGAAGTCACTGGTTCTGGTGAGATGCTTGGGCATCAAAGACATCACTTTATGCCCTACCCAAATGCCATCATGCGTGTCTCTTAGGTCCCTAACAATTCATGATTGTCCCGGTGTCACTGATGCTAGCTTGCAAGCAGTGGGAAAGATCTGCCCCCAGCTACAGAACGTAGACTTGAGCGGACAAATTGGAGTGACTGATGCTTCGCTCATCCCACTGATTGGGAATTCCAAGGCAGGCTTCGTGGAGGTCAATCTTAGCAATTGTGTTAATGTGACCGATGCGTTGGTCGCTATGCTGGTCAAGTCACATGGAGACACTCTGAAGGTGTTTAATCTTGATGGTTGTAAGCAGATCACTGACAGAAGCCTACTGGCGATTGCAGATGGTTGCTCCGAGCTCGATAACCTTGATTTGTCAAGTTGCTCCATAAGTGATTATGGTGTGGCAGTCCTGGCATCAGCAAGGCAGCTTAACCTGCGCATCCTCTCTCTCGCAAGTTGCTCAAAGGTCACACAGAAGAGTCTGCCATTCTTGGGTAACATGGGGAGCTCTATGGTGGGTCTGAATCTTCAGCACTGCCGTTTGATCAGCACCTATGGGATTGGGTTGCTAGAGGAGAAGCTGTGGTGGTGCGATATCCTTTCCTAG
- the LOC135625366 gene encoding putative L-ascorbate peroxidase 6, with the protein MAMLQQPLHLSALLSVRPRCTSSSSRRRTNPKLFPAFRCRIMEAKQVDARSNERDPLSHMEKIVASSRRRRLILTLLIPIMFPQHHIAKAVDVGEASILQNGVRNLMSKAKAAGLLRLAFHDAGTFDLDDKSGGMNGSIVYELDRPENAGLNKSLKVLEKAKMEIEKNQQVSWADLIAVAGAEAVSFCGGPVIPVQLGRLDARTPDPQGKLPQETLDASGLKKCFLKKGFSTQELVALSGAHTIGNKGFGSPVVFDNAYFNILLEKTWTSSGGMLSMIGLPSDRALAEDEECLRWIKIYAGDQAKFFDDFRNAYIKLVNSGASWRIV; encoded by the exons ATGGCGATGCTGCAGCAGCCACTCCACCTCAGCGCACTGCTTTCCGTTCGTCCGAGGTGTACAAGCAGTAGCAGCCGAAGAAGGACGAATCCGAAGCTCTTTCCCGCGTTTAGATGCCGAATAATGGAAGCGAAGCAGGTGGATGCTCGCAGTAATGAGAGAGACCCTCTTTCTC ATATGGAAAAAATCGTAGCATCATCTCGGAGGAGAAGGCTTATCTTAACATTGCTAATTCCTATTATGTTTCCTCAACATCATATAGCAAAAGC GGTCGATGTAGGAGAAGCATCAATTCTTCAAAATGGGGTGAGGAATTTGATGTCCAAGGCAAAAGCTGCTGGTTTGCTCCGTTTGGCTTTCCATGATGCAGGAACATTTGATTTGGATGACAAATCAG GTGGTATGAATGGTTCCATAGTTTATGAACTCGACAGACCTGAAAATGCTGGCCTTAACAAATCTCTGAAG GTATTAGAGAAAGCCAAGATGGAAATTGAAAAAAATCAGCAAG TATCTTGGGCGGACCTGATTGCTGTGGCTGGTGCTGAGGCTGTTTCATTCTGTGGAGGGCCTGTTATTCCTGTTCAATTAGGTCGGCTGGATGCAAG GACACCAGATCCTCAAGGGAAGCTTCCTCAAGAAACTCTTGATGCCTCTGGTCTAAAGAAATGCTTTTTGAAGAAAGGCTTTTC GACACAGGAACTTGTTGCATTATCTGGAGCACATACAATTGGAAACAAAGGTTTTGGAAGTCCTGTTGTTTTTGACAATGCTTACTTCAATATACTACTCGAAAAAACATGGACATCTTCAG GTGGCATGTTGAGCATGATAGGGCTTCCATCAGATCGAGCACTAGCCGAGGACGAGGAGTGCTTAAG GTGGATTAAGATCTATGCTGGTGATCAAGCCAAGTTTTTCGATGATTTTAGGAATGCATACATCAAGCTTGTAAACTCTGGTGCTTCATGGAGAATTGTCTGA
- the LOC103969334 gene encoding heat shock protein 90-6, mitochondrial, translating into MLGASRRSVASAVRSAGARCRVVVPFVSASAPSATETDYKLPDSPYRYFSTFSAPKNNGSKFGMHLNSRHSMLACSRLESTVAATDSSEPPSEKYEYQAEVSRLMDLIVHSLYSNKEVFLRELVSNASDALDKLRFLSVTKPELLKDAVDLDIRIQTDKDNGIITITDTGIGMTRQELVDCLGTIAQSGTAKFLKALKDSKDAGVDSNLIGQFGVGFYSAFLVSDKVVVSTKSPTSDKQYVWEGEANANSYTIREETDPEKLVPRGTRLTLYLKRDDKGFAHPERIQNLVKNYSQFVSFPIYTWQEKGFTKEVEVDEDPSEAKKEGDEDPTVEKKKKTKKVVERYWDWELTNETQPIWLRNPKDVTTEEYNEFFRKTFNEYLDPLASSHFTTEGEVEFRSILFVPAVKKDEIIDIKTKNIRLYVKRVFISDDFDGELFPRYLSFVKGVVDSNDLPLNVSREILQESRIVRIMRKRLVRKAFDMILGISLSENKDDYDKFWENFGKNLKLGCIEDHGNHKRIAPLLRFFSSHGDDELIGLDEYVENMKPEQKDIYYIAADSLTSARNAPFLERLHEKDFEVLFLVDPMDEIAIQHLKSYKEKNFVDISKEDLDLGDKNEEKEKEIKQEYGHMCDWIKKRLGDKVASVQISSRLSTSPCVLVSGRFGWSANMERLMKAQTLGGASSLEFMRGRRVFEINPEHPIIKDLNVACRSHPDDPEAQKAVDLLYNTALISSGFTPENPSELSGKIYEMMGSALVGKWTAIPAHPASPQATEPIEAEVVQPLEAGGQK; encoded by the exons ATGCTTGGCGCTTCGAGGCGATCGGTCGCTTCCGCAGTGCGATCTGCCGGCGCTCGCTGCCGCGTGGTGGTGCCCTTCGTCTCCGCCTCCGCTCCTTCG gCAACTGAGACTGATTACAAACTCCCAGACTCACCATACAGATATTTTTCTACATTTTCTGCACCAAAAAACAATGGATCCAAATTTGGGATGCATTTGAACTCGAGACACAGTATGCTTGCCTGCAGCCGTCTTGAATCAACTGTAGCTGCAACTGATTCATCCGAGCCGCCGAGTGAGAAGTATGAGTACCAGGCTGAG GTTAGTCGGCTAATGGACCTTATAGTGCACAGCCTATATAGCAACAAGGAGGTCTTTTTGCGGGAACTTGTTAG CAATGCAAGTGATGCACTTGATAAGCTGCGCTTCCTAAGTGTCACGAAGCCTGAGCTTTTGAAGGATGCTGTTGACCTCGACATTCGTATTCAGACCGACAAAGACAATGGGATTATCACAATTAC TGATACTGGAATTGGTATGACTAGACAAGAACTTGTTGACTGCCTTGGAACCATTGCACAGAGTGGAACAGCCAAATTTTTGAAGGCATTGAAG GATAGCAAGGATGCTGGTGTCGACAGCAATTTAATCGGTCAGTTTGGTGTAGGTTTTTATTCTGCATTCCTTGTATCTGACAAG GTAGTTGTTTCAACAAAAAGTCCAACATCTGACAAGCAATATGTGTGGGAGGGAGAGGCTAATGCTAACTCTTACACTATTCGGGAGGAAACAGACCCGGAAAAGCTCGTTCCAAGAGGAACTCGCCTAACATTGTACCTCAAG CGAGATGACAAAGGTTTTGCTCATCCGGAGAGGATCCAGAATCTTGTGAAGAACTATTCACAGTTTGTCTCATTCCCAATCTACACATGGCAAGAGAAGGGTTTTACTAAAGAG GTGGAGGTAGATGAGGATCCAAGTGAAGCTAAAAAGGAGGGTGATGAGGATCCTACTGTGGAA aagaagaagaaaactaagAAAGTTGTGGAGAGATACTGGGATTGGGAGCTCACCAATGAAACACAGCCTATATGG CTGCGCAATCCAAAGGATGTGACTACTGAGGAGTATAATGAATTTTTCAGGAAGACATTTAACGAATACCTGGATCCTTTGGCTTCTTCACATTTCACAACCGAG GGCGAGGTGGAATTCaggtccattctttttgttccggCTGTCAAAAAGGATGAAATTATTGACATAAAGACTAAGAATATAAGGTTGTATGTCAAGCGTGTCTTCATATCTGATGACTTTGACGGGGAATTG TTCCCAAGATATTTGAGCTTTGTAAAGGGTGTTGTGGACTCAAATGACCTTCCACTAAATGTGTCACGAGAGATCCTTCAAGAAAGCCGAATT GTTCGTATAATGAGAAAAAGGTTAGTTCGCAAAGCCTTTGACATGATATTGGGCATCTCTCTCAGTGAAAACAAAGAT GATTATGACAAGTTCTGGGAGAATTTTGGCAAAAACTTAAAGTTGGGCTGTATCGAAGATCATGGGAATCATAAGCGCATTGCTCCACTTCTGAGGTTCTTTTCTTCTCATGGTGATGATGAACTTATTGGCTTGGATGAGTATGTTGAAAATATGAAGCCAGAACAAAAGGATATCTATTACATAGCTGCAGACAGCTTGACAAGTGCAAGGAATGCACCTTTCCTAGAACGACTTCATGAGAAGGATTTTGAG GTGCTATTTTTAgttgatcccatggatgagattgcTATCCAGCATCTCAAGTCTTATAAGGAGAAGAATTTTGTTGACATCAGCAAGGAGGACCTTGATCTAG GTGATAAAAATGAGGAAAAGGAGAAGGAAATTAAACAGGAATATGGCCACATGTGTGACTGGATCAAGAAGAGGTTGGGAGACAAGGTTGCTAGTGTCCAGATATCCAGTCGTCTTAGTACTTCACCATGTGTCCTTGTATCGGGAAGGTTTGGCTGGTCTGCCAACATGGAGAG GTTGATGAAGGCACAAACACTTGGAGGTGCATCTAGTTTGGAATTTATGAGAGGGAGGAGAGTTTTCGAAATTAATCCAGAGCATCCCATCATCAAGGATTTGAAC GTTGCATGCAGGAGTCACCCTGATGATCCCGAGGCTCAGAAGGCTGTCGATCTTTTGTATAACACAGCTCTAATTTCCAGTGGTTTCACA CCGGAGAATCCTTCAGAATTAAGTGGCAAGATATATGAAATGATGGGCAGTGCACTTGTTGGCAAATGGACAGCCATTCCTGCCCATCCTGCGAGCCCTCAGGCCACAGAACCTATTGAAGCTGAAGTTGTTCAACCACTCGAAGCTGGAGGACAGAAATAA